From a region of the Streptomyces venezuelae genome:
- a CDS encoding sugar ABC transporter permease, translated as MSAGATGPGPALASVMARVAVTAEAVGPRFPLYAEPDDGRWTTTGRGSWTGGFWAGLLWLRARYTGAAADRRAAAECTARLAPWAGADTATRGLILWYGTAPAGDHEAAAELQDHGARAVLSAYDRELGLVPWGDALGGPRMLARVDGVPGTVPLLAGAGPQGAAAAVAHLHRHLDLCLGVRRDRDLALRPALRFDAVAGWQPCADPPPGWSRGRAWLLLAVADALLRPELVMPGWPSRLAEVAELLLPEAEFAAGGLVPAADAARPDGPLDTSAAAITAVALLKLARVPGPRSAGYAYRAEAVLRRLAEHHLSGPASGRPPGMLLDGCYDAGKELAVRHELVWGDFFLALGLAALHGIVDITRV; from the coding sequence ATGAGCGCAGGCGCCACCGGGCCGGGCCCCGCCCTCGCCTCCGTCATGGCACGGGTGGCGGTCACCGCCGAGGCGGTCGGCCCCCGCTTCCCGCTCTACGCGGAGCCGGACGACGGACGGTGGACGACCACCGGCCGCGGCTCCTGGACCGGCGGGTTCTGGGCCGGGCTGCTCTGGCTGCGGGCCCGGTACACCGGCGCCGCGGCCGACCGCCGCGCCGCCGCCGAGTGCACCGCCCGGCTCGCACCCTGGGCGGGCGCCGACACCGCCACCCGCGGCCTGATCCTCTGGTACGGGACCGCTCCGGCCGGGGACCACGAGGCGGCCGCAGAGCTCCAGGACCACGGGGCCCGGGCCGTGCTGTCGGCCTACGACCGCGAACTCGGGCTCGTGCCCTGGGGAGACGCGCTCGGCGGGCCCCGCATGCTGGCCCGCGTGGACGGGGTGCCGGGGACGGTGCCCCTGCTGGCCGGGGCCGGACCGCAGGGCGCGGCCGCGGCGGTCGCCCACCTCCACCGCCACCTCGATCTCTGTCTCGGCGTGCGCCGGGACCGGGACCTCGCTCTGCGCCCCGCCCTGCGCTTCGACGCGGTCGCGGGCTGGCAGCCCTGCGCGGACCCGCCGCCGGGCTGGAGCCGGGGCCGGGCCTGGCTGCTGCTGGCGGTGGCCGACGCCCTGCTGCGCCCGGAGCTGGTGATGCCCGGGTGGCCGTCCCGGCTCGCCGAGGTGGCCGAACTCCTGCTTCCGGAAGCCGAGTTCGCGGCGGGCGGGCTCGTTCCGGCAGCCGACGCCGCCCGGCCGGACGGGCCGCTCGACACCTCGGCCGCCGCGATCACCGCGGTCGCCCTGCTGAAACTCGCCCGTGTACCCGGCCCCCGGTCGGCCGGGTACGCGTACCGGGCCGAAGCGGTCCTGCGCCGCCTCGCGGAGCACCACCTCAGCGGCCCGGCCTCCGGACGCCCGCCCGGGATGCTGCTGGACGGCTGCTACGACGCCGGGAAGGAGCTGGCCGTCCGGCACGAGCTCGTCTGGGGCGACTTCTTCCTCGCGCTCGGCCTCGCCGCCCTGCACGGGATCGTCGACATCACCCGCGTCTGA
- a CDS encoding MFS transporter: protein MAFSMLQLFLLGALGPRLVTELDVSPAVLGLTTTIGFGTAAVLSPAGGRIVDRIGPRRSLVILLLVSAGALALIGAAPGAGLLLGAVALGGVPQALANPATNKAVLRAVPAERRGAVTGLKQSGVQLGAFAAGLPLALLAGGIGWRGAVWTGAGAALLAGVWALRVLPADPAAPPAGTRTPLVPRGMVAWLAVFSLFLGAGIASVNTYLALFGAQRLGMGPTTAAALVAVLGVAGIAGRVGWSKAARPGRAEWLPGWLACGALAAAVLLAGALAAGPLVWAGAIAVGVFAVSGNAVSMVLVMQRAAPGRAGQDSALVAAGFFGGFAVGPPLFGLLAQSGRYGPGWLLVAAEFAAAGAVAFLWAVRDRRGDAA from the coding sequence ATGGCGTTCTCGATGCTCCAGCTGTTCCTCCTCGGCGCGCTCGGCCCGCGCCTGGTGACCGAACTGGACGTCTCCCCGGCCGTACTGGGGCTGACGACCACGATCGGCTTCGGGACCGCCGCCGTGCTGTCCCCGGCGGGCGGCCGGATCGTGGACCGGATCGGCCCCCGGCGCTCACTGGTGATCCTGCTGCTCGTCTCCGCGGGCGCCCTCGCCCTGATCGGCGCCGCTCCCGGCGCCGGCCTGCTGCTCGGCGCCGTCGCACTGGGCGGCGTACCCCAGGCGCTGGCCAACCCGGCGACCAACAAGGCCGTGCTGCGCGCCGTCCCGGCCGAGCGGCGGGGCGCGGTGACCGGGCTCAAGCAGTCCGGGGTCCAGCTCGGCGCCTTCGCCGCCGGACTGCCGCTCGCCCTGCTCGCGGGCGGCATCGGCTGGCGGGGTGCGGTCTGGACCGGGGCCGGCGCCGCCCTGCTCGCCGGGGTGTGGGCCCTGCGCGTCCTGCCCGCCGATCCCGCGGCGCCGCCCGCGGGGACCCGGACGCCGCTCGTACCGCGGGGGATGGTGGCCTGGCTCGCCGTCTTCTCGCTGTTCCTCGGTGCCGGCATCGCCTCGGTCAACACCTACCTCGCCCTGTTCGGCGCGCAGCGCCTGGGCATGGGCCCGACGACGGCGGCCGCACTGGTCGCCGTACTGGGCGTGGCGGGGATCGCGGGCCGCGTCGGATGGTCGAAGGCCGCCCGGCCCGGTCGGGCCGAGTGGCTCCCGGGCTGGCTGGCCTGCGGGGCGCTGGCCGCGGCGGTCCTGCTGGCGGGCGCTCTGGCGGCGGGGCCGCTGGTGTGGGCCGGTGCGATCGCCGTCGGCGTCTTCGCCGTCTCCGGCAACGCCGTCTCGATGGTGCTGGTCATGCAGCGGGCCGCCCCCGGGCGCGCCGGTCAGGACTCGGCGCTGGTCGCGGCCGGGTTCTTCGGCGGATTCGCGGTGGGACCGCCCCTGTTCGGACTGCTCGCGCAGAGCGGACGGTACGGGCCGGGCTGGCTGCTGGTGGCGGCGGAGTTCGCGGCGGCGGGCGCCGTCGCGTTCCTGTGGGCCGTACGGGACCGGCGCGGGGACGCGGCATGA
- a CDS encoding DUF4142 domain-containing protein gives MATRYTIGSGLVITALALTLIALLIPVDSFGSRPAAAVAGPAAGDDDGGGTLSTAYGPLTAADRDFVRKVRLAGLWELPAGRQAQQRGSKPAIKTAGQHLIDGHTELDRQVIQVGQALGVDLPNQPSAQQQDWLGQMNRARGEEYERLFVQLLRAAHGKVFALLAGIRAQTKNSMVRALATSANTTVLDHITVLEDTGLVDFDALSNNAQPTK, from the coding sequence GTGGCCACGCGATACACGATCGGAAGCGGCCTGGTCATCACCGCCCTTGCCCTCACCTTGATCGCGCTTCTGATCCCCGTGGACAGTTTCGGCAGTCGGCCCGCCGCCGCCGTGGCGGGGCCGGCTGCGGGCGACGACGACGGCGGCGGAACGTTGAGCACGGCCTACGGGCCGCTGACCGCCGCGGACCGGGACTTCGTCCGCAAGGTCCGGCTCGCCGGACTCTGGGAGCTGCCCGCGGGCCGCCAGGCCCAGCAACGCGGGTCGAAGCCCGCGATCAAGACGGCCGGCCAGCACCTGATCGACGGTCACACCGAGCTGGACCGACAGGTCATCCAGGTCGGCCAGGCCCTCGGTGTCGATCTGCCCAACCAGCCCTCCGCACAGCAGCAGGACTGGCTGGGCCAGATGAACCGCGCACGCGGAGAGGAATACGAGCGGCTGTTCGTGCAGCTGCTGCGCGCGGCGCACGGAAAGGTGTTCGCCCTGCTGGCCGGAATTCGGGCACAGACCAAGAACTCGATGGTCCGGGCCCTCGCCACGTCCGCCAACACCACGGTCCTGGACCACATCACGGTCCTCGAAGACACCGGCCTCGTCGACTTCGACGCGCTTTCCAACAATGCCCAACCGACGAAGTGA
- a CDS encoding acyl-CoA dehydrogenase family protein: MGKRVDRFVRTRVIPREAVLDGGGPAAAEAFAELRGRAREEGLWALPLPVELGGGGLGFPAYAALAEAEGASDHGPAALGSAPLLDVTMLARHGSSAVREAYLKALVAGEMRACYAMTEPDVPGTDPLGTGTRAERGPDGSWLVTGRKWFTSGAAGADLVTVMARTGGSAGDREGLSLLLVPTATPGFRVVRELPVFGTGGQYEIALDRVRVPADHLLGEPGDALAIAGERLQLGRTLRCLRWLGQARRAFDLMCERAATRSGSRGPLADQQLIQSHVFDALLALRTTRPLVHEAVALIAAGRDARTEVGLAKVATARMLQHVADSAIQVHGAAGLGPDTPLPGLLRTGRAARILDGPDELHITSVARRVLRGYAGDGLAPEA; encoded by the coding sequence TTGGGGAAGCGGGTCGACCGCTTCGTCCGCACCCGGGTGATCCCCCGGGAGGCGGTGCTGGACGGGGGCGGACCCGCGGCGGCCGAAGCGTTCGCCGAACTGCGCGGCCGGGCCAGGGAAGAGGGCCTGTGGGCGCTGCCGCTCCCGGTGGAACTGGGCGGCGGCGGGCTGGGGTTCCCGGCCTACGCCGCACTGGCCGAGGCGGAGGGGGCCAGTGACCACGGCCCGGCCGCCCTGGGATCCGCACCCCTGCTCGACGTGACGATGCTGGCACGGCACGGGAGCAGCGCGGTCCGCGAGGCGTACCTGAAGGCGCTGGTCGCCGGGGAGATGCGGGCCTGCTACGCCATGACCGAGCCGGACGTCCCGGGTACCGACCCCCTCGGCACCGGCACCCGGGCCGAGCGCGGGCCGGACGGGAGCTGGCTCGTCACGGGCCGCAAGTGGTTCACCTCCGGCGCCGCGGGCGCGGACCTGGTGACGGTCATGGCACGCACCGGCGGAAGCGCCGGCGACCGCGAGGGGCTGTCGCTGCTGCTCGTGCCGACCGCGACGCCCGGGTTCCGTGTCGTGCGCGAACTCCCCGTGTTCGGTACGGGCGGCCAGTACGAGATCGCACTCGACCGGGTCCGCGTCCCGGCCGACCACCTCCTCGGCGAGCCCGGGGACGCCCTGGCCATCGCCGGTGAGCGGCTCCAGCTGGGCCGCACGCTGCGCTGCCTGCGCTGGCTCGGCCAGGCCCGGCGCGCCTTCGACCTCATGTGCGAGCGGGCCGCCACCCGTAGCGGGTCCCGCGGGCCCCTCGCCGACCAGCAGCTGATCCAGAGTCATGTCTTCGACGCCCTGCTCGCCCTGCGCACCACCCGGCCCCTGGTGCACGAGGCCGTGGCACTGATCGCCGCCGGGCGGGACGCGCGTACGGAGGTGGGCCTCGCCAAGGTCGCCACCGCCCGGATGCTCCAGCACGTGGCGGACTCCGCCATCCAGGTGCACGGCGCCGCGGGACTCGGCCCGGACACCCCGCTGCCCGGCCTCCTGCGCACCGGCCGCGCGGCCCGCATCCTCGACGGCCCGGACGAACTGCACATCACCTCGGTGGCCCGCCGCGTCCTGCGCGGCTACGCCGGGGACGGCCTCGCCCCGGAGGCTTAG
- a CDS encoding NADH-quinone oxidoreductase subunit NuoF family protein — MSGEPRPSLGCVGAPRLLAGLDQAARLDRVAHLTTHGQMPRYRPEELVDLAENIDLRGRGGAGFPFAKKLRSVMRSARAGDGQTAVVVNGSEGEPSCLKDTALLLHTPHLVLDGALLAAAALNSEDVVVGVTRRDVEQSLREAVAERGPAGRRVQVTLLPERFVTGESTAHVNGLNGGPTLPSGQKVRTSDRGLNGVPTLFSNTETFAQLAVAARLGALDFRATGLPSEPGTIMLTVAGNTVVETPSGAALSYILELCGTDPGQGVLVGGFHGKWLTPANARAAEISRESLDRLGARLGAGAVMPLPMDTCPAGEVARVTRWLAKESAGQCGPCVRGLPAIADVLDEAIRGGGKPALEMLELRMKAVLKRGACSHPDGTSNFVASALRTFPDEFRDHALGSGCGRRVLGALPLYEDDDENPERLLVDWTLCRGHGLCVDVLPDVVRLDLDGFPAEASMAVPRAQRQKALRAVRRCPALALRIQD, encoded by the coding sequence GTGAGCGGTGAGCCGCGCCCCAGCCTCGGCTGCGTGGGCGCTCCCCGGCTGCTGGCCGGGCTCGACCAGGCCGCGCGGCTCGACCGCGTGGCCCATCTGACGACACACGGCCAAATGCCCCGCTACCGGCCGGAGGAGCTCGTCGACCTCGCCGAGAACATCGACCTCCGCGGTCGCGGCGGCGCGGGCTTCCCATTCGCCAAGAAACTGCGCTCCGTGATGCGGTCGGCCCGCGCCGGGGACGGACAGACCGCCGTCGTCGTCAACGGCAGCGAGGGCGAGCCGAGTTGCCTCAAGGACACCGCGCTGCTGCTGCACACCCCCCATCTGGTGCTCGACGGGGCCCTGCTGGCCGCCGCCGCGCTGAACTCCGAGGACGTCGTGGTGGGCGTCACCCGGAGGGACGTGGAGCAGTCACTGCGGGAGGCCGTCGCGGAACGCGGCCCGGCAGGACGCCGGGTGCAGGTCACGCTGCTCCCCGAGCGCTTCGTGACCGGCGAGAGCACGGCGCACGTGAACGGCCTCAACGGCGGGCCGACGCTGCCGTCCGGCCAGAAGGTGCGCACCAGCGACCGGGGCCTGAACGGCGTGCCCACCCTGTTCTCCAACACCGAGACGTTCGCCCAGCTGGCCGTCGCCGCCCGGCTCGGCGCGCTGGACTTCCGTGCGACCGGCCTGCCCAGCGAGCCGGGCACCATCATGCTGACGGTCGCGGGCAACACGGTCGTCGAGACGCCGAGCGGAGCCGCGCTCTCCTACATCCTGGAACTGTGCGGCACCGATCCGGGCCAGGGCGTCCTGGTCGGCGGGTTCCACGGCAAATGGCTCACTCCGGCGAACGCACGTGCGGCCGAGATATCGCGCGAGTCCCTCGACCGGCTCGGCGCACGGCTGGGGGCGGGGGCGGTGATGCCGCTGCCCATGGACACCTGCCCGGCCGGCGAAGTGGCACGCGTGACCCGTTGGTTGGCCAAGGAGTCGGCCGGCCAGTGCGGCCCGTGCGTACGCGGGCTGCCCGCCATCGCCGACGTACTGGACGAGGCCATCCGGGGCGGGGGCAAACCCGCCCTGGAGATGCTGGAGCTCCGGATGAAGGCGGTGCTCAAACGCGGCGCGTGCAGCCATCCGGACGGCACCTCGAACTTCGTCGCCTCGGCGCTCAGGACCTTCCCGGACGAGTTCCGCGACCATGCGCTCGGCAGCGGCTGCGGCAGACGGGTGCTGGGCGCCCTTCCGCTGTACGAGGACGACGACGAGAACCCGGAGCGGCTCCTGGTCGACTGGACCCTCTGCAGGGGCCACGGGCTGTGCGTGGACGTCCTGCCCGACGTGGTCCGCCTGGACCTGGACGGCTTCCCCGCGGAGGCGTCCATGGCCGTACCCCGCGCACAGCGTCAGAAGGCGCTGCGCGCCGTGCGCCGCTGCCCGGCCCTGGCGCTGCGCATCCAGGACTGA
- a CDS encoding SCO0930 family lipoprotein: MKIKRREIFAGSAVAVLMMTTAACGSSDNYGGKAPAVQPVGDSKQVGSGYGDPYGSGAGSGSGAAPAGAAGKSAGQLKVTEVQGLGPGVTDSEGFTLYRFDKDTPKPPKSNCEGDCAAVWPAVAADDASVSEGIDEALLGSVDRADGTKQLTLAGWPVYRYAKDAKAGDALGEGVGGTWHVLGPGGKPAGASKGAGAGAEKEKEEKADTAAKGGELTAVQNPQLGTLVEDGEGKTLYRFDKDSAWPMKIGCVDACTDTWKPAKPVDKEKVNGIAPELIGKVKRPDGSEQLTIDCWPVYTFTGDKEPGDTTGHNNKGLWFAITDKGKKAKVVG; encoded by the coding sequence GTGAAGATTAAGCGTCGTGAGATATTCGCCGGGTCAGCGGTCGCAGTACTGATGATGACAACAGCCGCATGCGGAAGCTCCGACAATTACGGGGGAAAGGCACCCGCGGTCCAGCCGGTGGGCGACAGCAAACAGGTCGGATCCGGCTACGGAGACCCCTACGGAAGCGGTGCCGGAAGCGGTTCGGGAGCCGCCCCGGCGGGCGCCGCGGGCAAGTCGGCCGGCCAGCTGAAGGTGACCGAGGTCCAGGGCCTGGGACCCGGGGTCACCGACAGCGAGGGCTTCACGCTCTACCGGTTCGACAAGGACACCCCGAAGCCGCCCAAGTCCAACTGCGAAGGGGACTGCGCCGCGGTCTGGCCCGCGGTGGCGGCCGACGACGCCTCGGTCAGCGAGGGGATCGACGAGGCCCTCCTCGGCTCCGTCGACCGGGCCGACGGCACCAAGCAGCTCACGCTGGCCGGTTGGCCCGTCTACCGCTACGCCAAGGACGCCAAGGCCGGCGACGCGCTCGGCGAGGGAGTCGGCGGCACCTGGCACGTACTGGGCCCGGGCGGAAAGCCGGCCGGAGCGAGCAAGGGAGCCGGGGCCGGAGCGGAGAAGGAGAAGGAGGAGAAGGCGGACACCGCGGCGAAGGGCGGCGAGCTCACCGCCGTACAGAACCCCCAGCTGGGGACCCTCGTCGAGGACGGGGAGGGCAAGACGCTCTACCGGTTCGACAAGGACAGCGCCTGGCCGATGAAGATCGGCTGCGTGGACGCCTGCACCGACACCTGGAAGCCTGCCAAGCCGGTCGACAAGGAAAAGGTAAACGGAATCGCTCCCGAACTGATTGGAAAGGTGAAGCGCCCCGACGGCAGCGAGCAATTGACGATCGACTGCTGGCCCGTTTACACCTTCACCGGTGACAAGGAACCCGGGGACACCACCGGGCACAACAACAAGGGCCTCTGGTTCGCCATCACCGACAAGGGCAAGAAGGCGAAGGTCGTCGGCTAG
- a CDS encoding sigma-70 family RNA polymerase sigma factor produces the protein MTAALTTPSRTAGDRPARRTPDSDAAVTRLALDARDGDPVKTDRFVRALHRDVWRYVAYLSADTQAADDLTQDVFLRALASLHRFEGRSSARTWLLSIARRTVVDSLRHAAARPRLSDRCDWQTAAEQTQPYDVPGFEDGIALAELLALIPSERREALVLTQLLGLSYAEAATAAGCPIGTVRSRVARARTSLIALLTDTRTAEPAPEPPAPRQDRTGERMLTAAAALA, from the coding sequence ATGACTGCTGCCCTGACGACCCCTTCCCGTACCGCCGGCGACCGGCCGGCCCGGCGCACCCCCGACTCGGACGCGGCGGTGACCCGGCTGGCGCTGGACGCCCGCGACGGCGATCCCGTGAAGACCGACCGGTTCGTGCGCGCGCTCCACCGCGACGTCTGGCGCTACGTCGCCTACCTCAGCGCCGACACCCAGGCGGCCGACGACCTCACCCAGGACGTCTTCCTCCGCGCGCTGGCGAGCCTGCACCGGTTCGAGGGCCGTTCCTCCGCGCGCACCTGGCTGCTGTCCATAGCCCGCCGCACGGTCGTGGACAGCCTGCGCCACGCGGCCGCCCGACCCAGACTCTCGGACCGCTGCGACTGGCAGACGGCCGCCGAGCAGACCCAGCCGTACGACGTGCCGGGCTTCGAGGACGGCATCGCCCTGGCGGAACTGCTCGCTCTGATCCCGTCCGAGCGCCGGGAGGCCCTGGTCCTGACCCAGTTGCTGGGTCTGTCCTACGCCGAGGCGGCCACGGCCGCCGGCTGCCCGATCGGTACGGTCCGCTCCCGTGTCGCCCGTGCCCGTACTTCTCTGATCGCCCTCCTGACGGACACCCGCACGGCCGAGCCGGCACCGGAGCCCCCGGCGCCGCGGCAGGACCGGACCGGAGAGCGGATGCTCACGGCGGCAGCGGCGCTCGCCTGA
- a CDS encoding PucR family transcriptional regulator — protein MEEALLTVLGYQEQPREQAPEHDEPAESEDKIENQVKTESQFDSKVEHGIEVGLAARGECEVTHEGRHEGLRDAARNQGLRGGRLREVRNEGLGEARHEARHEAVREIDRARHDLFKTLTDDRDASEMSLSELAEAAGWPLPLAVRAIVPATPGETQQLAAVLDHCLVGMFAGRPCLLVASPEPDNRAPLEHLLRGRFAAVGHAVPLRDTASSLRWALRLAALTPARPGVETRPVFVDDHLSTLLLLQDEPLAHALAARWLRPLADLTPRQSERLEVTLLAWLEGGGAPEAAKALSVHPQTVRYRMRQLEKLFGTGLRDPRTRFELEMALRSRRLMAQVRRQHSRVGRRAARVIQADFTPVVVGRMARVNGL, from the coding sequence GTGGAAGAGGCTCTCCTCACCGTCCTCGGCTACCAGGAACAGCCCCGGGAACAAGCACCGGAGCACGATGAACCGGCCGAGAGCGAGGACAAGATCGAAAACCAGGTCAAGACCGAGAGCCAGTTCGACAGCAAGGTCGAGCACGGGATCGAGGTCGGACTCGCGGCCAGGGGCGAGTGCGAGGTCACGCACGAGGGCCGGCACGAAGGCCTTCGCGACGCGGCCCGCAACCAAGGCCTCCGCGGGGGCCGCCTCCGCGAGGTCCGCAACGAAGGTCTGGGCGAGGCCCGGCACGAGGCCCGGCACGAGGCCGTCCGCGAGATCGATCGCGCGCGGCACGACCTCTTCAAGACCCTCACCGACGACAGGGACGCATCCGAGATGTCCCTCAGCGAGCTCGCGGAGGCGGCCGGCTGGCCCCTCCCGCTCGCCGTCCGGGCCATCGTGCCCGCCACGCCGGGTGAGACCCAGCAACTCGCCGCCGTACTGGACCACTGCCTCGTCGGCATGTTCGCGGGCCGTCCCTGCCTGCTCGTCGCCAGTCCCGAACCGGACAACCGCGCCCCGCTGGAACACCTGCTGCGCGGCCGGTTCGCGGCCGTGGGCCACGCCGTACCGCTCCGCGACACGGCCTCCTCGCTGCGCTGGGCCCTGCGCCTGGCCGCGCTGACGCCGGCTCGTCCCGGTGTGGAGACCAGGCCCGTCTTCGTGGACGACCACCTCTCGACCCTGCTGCTCCTTCAGGACGAGCCCCTGGCCCACGCGCTGGCCGCCCGGTGGCTGCGTCCGCTGGCCGACCTGACCCCCCGCCAGAGCGAGCGGCTGGAGGTGACACTGCTCGCCTGGCTGGAGGGCGGCGGCGCCCCCGAGGCCGCCAAGGCGCTCAGCGTGCACCCGCAGACCGTTCGCTACCGCATGCGTCAGCTGGAGAAGCTCTTCGGAACCGGCCTGCGGGACCCCCGTACCCGCTTCGAGCTGGAGATGGCTCTGCGCAGCCGCCGGCTGATGGCCCAGGTCCGGCGCCAGCACTCCCGGGTGGGCCGCAGGGCCGCCCGCGTGATCCAGGCCGACTTCACCCCCGTCGTCGTCGGACGCATGGCTCGCGTCAACGGCCTCTGA
- a CDS encoding DUF1996 domain-containing protein — MSKKGHKRSRVSNKVLGVVSALVLGGGGVAVIAGNASAGQNDRAIQTIDCPDVGEKLTAVPEQAKPEVDANLAKLDDQVADAYKKLAAGQAKGKALLGDLKQKRDQTIKGMSDAMGRAGQAPADIKSLSTCTMKDAPAAEAADAKVDAASKGEQGAAAQAAAQKGGPSKNDFVNITKVKPNVRNPQQAGNASRGSFTSQCGRNENGHFNPDNVIVAPGVSNGAHHMHDYVGNLTADAFSTNGSLAASGTTCTNGDQSTYYWPVLRLRDGKVEKDAKAPGGGQDGNVGTILKPKQVSLTFKGSPAGKVTAMPRFMRVITGDAKAFTNGNANANASWSCTGFENRQLKDKYPVCPKGSDVVRTFNFQSCFDGKNVDSANHRTHVAFADKNGRCPNGFKAMPQLVMRLTYGVAPGARFAVDSFPEQLHKPVTDHGDFINVMSNGLMNKAVNCINNGQNCR; from the coding sequence ATGAGTAAAAAGGGCCACAAACGCTCACGGGTGTCGAACAAGGTCCTAGGCGTGGTCTCCGCGCTCGTCCTGGGCGGCGGCGGGGTCGCCGTCATCGCCGGGAACGCGTCCGCCGGTCAGAACGACCGGGCGATACAGACGATCGACTGCCCCGACGTGGGAGAGAAACTCACCGCGGTCCCCGAACAGGCCAAACCCGAGGTCGACGCGAACCTCGCCAAACTGGACGACCAGGTGGCCGACGCGTACAAGAAGCTCGCGGCCGGCCAGGCGAAGGGCAAGGCCCTCCTCGGCGACCTGAAGCAGAAGCGCGACCAGACCATCAAGGGCATGAGCGACGCGATGGGCCGGGCGGGCCAGGCTCCCGCGGACATCAAGTCGTTGAGCACGTGCACGATGAAGGACGCACCCGCCGCGGAGGCGGCCGACGCCAAGGTGGACGCCGCGAGCAAGGGCGAGCAGGGTGCGGCCGCCCAGGCAGCCGCACAGAAGGGCGGTCCGTCGAAGAACGACTTCGTCAACATCACCAAGGTCAAGCCGAACGTCCGCAATCCCCAGCAGGCGGGGAACGCCTCGCGGGGCTCCTTCACCTCGCAGTGCGGCCGCAACGAGAACGGCCACTTCAACCCCGACAACGTGATCGTCGCCCCCGGCGTCTCCAACGGCGCCCACCACATGCACGACTACGTCGGCAACCTGACCGCCGACGCCTTCTCCACGAACGGCAGCCTCGCCGCGTCCGGCACCACCTGCACCAACGGGGACCAGTCCACGTACTACTGGCCCGTGCTGCGGTTGCGCGACGGCAAGGTGGAGAAGGACGCGAAGGCCCCCGGCGGCGGCCAGGACGGCAACGTCGGCACCATCCTCAAGCCGAAGCAGGTGTCGCTCACCTTCAAGGGCAGCCCCGCCGGCAAGGTCACGGCGATGCCCCGCTTCATGCGTGTCATCACCGGTGACGCCAAGGCCTTCACCAACGGCAACGCCAACGCCAACGCCTCGTGGAGCTGCACGGGATTCGAGAACCGTCAGCTGAAGGACAAGTACCCGGTCTGCCCGAAGGGCAGTGACGTGGTGCGCACCTTCAACTTCCAGAGCTGCTTTGACGGCAAGAACGTCGACAGCGCCAACCACCGCACGCACGTGGCCTTCGCGGACAAGAACGGCCGCTGCCCGAACGGCTTCAAGGCCATGCCGCAGCTGGTGATGCGCCTCACCTACGGGGTGGCACCGGGTGCCCGGTTCGCCGTGGACAGCTTCCCCGAGCAGCTCCACAAGCCGGTGACCGACCACGGCGACTTCATCAACGTGATGTCGAACGGCCTGATGAACAAGGCCGTGAACTGCATCAACAACGGACAGAACTGCCGCTGA